In Candidatus Aegiribacteria sp., a single genomic region encodes these proteins:
- a CDS encoding peptidyl-prolyl cis-trans isomerase produces the protein MRVTLFLTISAILILGACGTQGTSDNEITDSSRVLATVNDTQITEQMLKDELEMIPPYQRTSFETPEGRRLLLNHIVERELLLTAAIDLEFEEDSFVIAQVDLAMQQVIIAKERALIQTFYQQEVVDAVVIPDEEILEYYNEHSGDIYRQEAQVKVSQILLTLEEDTAAVIAALEAGDSFETVVLEMSEHEPTVNTDGDMGWITINAPLPYLGEQSEISEALFAAEAGEVTGPYSTIMGYHFFLVTDKKEEGIRPLEEVRESIENVLKPAMVNSYFQDDLLPRLREQYGVEINEDAFLPDENMPADSLLQSAQNLMETNPETAVEYFKLFIERFPEHERAHQAQFLIGFTYSEQIADYDSAIEAFQAVIDNYPESDFVDDAEWMIQNMGVPPEELLLDQNSELNEENTEDSTL, from the coding sequence ATGAGGGTAACCCTGTTCTTGACAATTTCAGCGATACTTATTCTGGGAGCTTGTGGAACTCAGGGCACTTCAGATAATGAAATAACGGATTCATCTAGAGTCCTTGCAACAGTTAACGATACTCAGATTACTGAACAGATGCTTAAAGATGAGCTGGAAATGATCCCACCTTATCAGAGAACTTCATTTGAAACTCCTGAGGGCAGAAGGCTCCTCCTGAACCATATTGTGGAGAGAGAACTGCTGCTGACTGCGGCAATAGACCTTGAATTTGAAGAAGATTCTTTCGTTATCGCTCAGGTAGATCTGGCGATGCAGCAGGTTATAATAGCCAAGGAAAGAGCTCTCATTCAAACCTTCTACCAACAGGAAGTGGTAGACGCAGTCGTAATTCCGGATGAGGAAATACTCGAATACTACAATGAACACTCAGGTGACATATACCGCCAGGAAGCACAGGTTAAAGTTTCACAGATCCTTCTGACTCTTGAGGAAGATACCGCAGCTGTTATAGCAGCTCTTGAAGCCGGTGATTCCTTTGAGACTGTCGTTCTGGAAATGAGCGAGCATGAACCTACAGTCAATACTGACGGGGACATGGGCTGGATTACCATTAACGCTCCATTGCCTTACCTTGGTGAACAGTCAGAGATATCAGAAGCACTGTTTGCTGCTGAGGCGGGAGAAGTTACAGGACCTTACTCAACCATCATGGGTTACCATTTCTTCCTTGTAACAGATAAGAAGGAAGAAGGCATACGCCCGCTTGAGGAAGTCAGAGAATCCATTGAGAACGTCCTCAAACCTGCGATGGTCAATTCATATTTCCAGGATGACCTTCTACCCCGGCTCAGAGAACAGTACGGGGTTGAAATAAACGAAGACGCGTTCCTTCCGGATGAAAACATGCCTGCGGATTCACTTCTGCAGTCAGCTCAAAATCTCATGGAAACGAATCCTGAGACTGCAGTTGAGTATTTCAAACTCTTCATCGAACGTTTTCCTGAACATGAACGCGCACACCAGGCTCAGTTCCTGATCGGATTCACCTACTCCGAACAGATAGCGGATTACGATTCCGCAATAGAAGCTTTTCAGGCTGTAATAGACAATTATCCTGAATCGGATTTCGTGGATGATGCGGAATGGATGATTCAGAATATGGGTGTTCCACCGGAAGAGCTTCTCTTAGACCAGAACTCAGAACTGAATGAAGAGAATACAGAAGATTCAACTCTTTAG
- a CDS encoding ABC transporter substrate-binding protein — protein MRFSFYQVLITISILMLAVLAGCGPVADEHSPEGITVLAENALQSGNASEAVRLYTSALEQFPDDIKISSWLLGKGRALLILGRTEEAISNASQAVSNAVDSHTASSATFLIAEAEIAQGSIRKGIETLIILDQDNLDRAESKNAIDVLRSALGKVDMDFLTEEPATGWTQVFILLELEERYAAQGETDKAILTGMEIDRLFPDAHDRYGQPSVEAQEDGFVALVLPATGDGSIYAERVSSGVCLAFMRTSDLFRSAPRLITFDFTGDSDDLVNIINSLGSNPACLALIGPLTSRNAEIAAPNAQRWNLPMITPTATSSVLDDYGNYVHRLVVSQGNDAAAVAEYAVRNAGCSRFAIIHVYTSESVANAEQFKSVVEELGGEIVAMEGYETGATDYRDQINAIKYLNPDGIFLPVEAWDAIQLAPQLRFYRVNARLFGTSGWDDEILVEQGGEYVEGAVFPISFGSGSMNPATARFSYFFEREYDSLPTMLSAQGYDTARIILGAWEDGVPSRSSLENHLENLNVYFGATGMCTLGNVSIPRSAFPLVRVIDGEIVSIE, from the coding sequence TTGAGATTCAGTTTTTATCAGGTGCTGATTACAATTTCCATACTGATGCTTGCAGTTCTGGCTGGATGTGGTCCTGTTGCTGATGAACATTCTCCGGAGGGTATAACTGTACTTGCCGAAAATGCACTGCAATCAGGAAATGCGTCAGAAGCGGTGCGATTGTATACTTCAGCTCTTGAGCAGTTCCCTGATGATATAAAAATATCTTCATGGCTGCTGGGAAAAGGCAGAGCACTCCTCATTCTTGGACGCACGGAGGAAGCAATCTCAAACGCTTCACAGGCAGTCTCGAATGCTGTGGACTCACATACAGCATCAAGCGCAACATTCCTTATAGCGGAAGCGGAAATCGCACAGGGTTCAATTCGAAAGGGAATAGAAACTCTAATAATCCTTGATCAGGATAATCTTGACAGGGCTGAATCTAAGAATGCAATCGATGTGCTCCGGTCGGCGCTTGGAAAAGTGGATATGGATTTTCTAACTGAGGAACCAGCCACAGGATGGACGCAGGTTTTTATACTCCTTGAACTGGAGGAAAGGTACGCCGCGCAGGGTGAAACTGACAAAGCAATCCTTACCGGAATGGAAATCGATCGACTCTTCCCAGACGCACATGACCGATATGGTCAACCTTCTGTGGAAGCTCAGGAGGACGGATTTGTAGCTCTTGTACTGCCGGCTACAGGAGATGGATCCATATATGCTGAACGCGTTTCCTCAGGAGTATGTCTTGCCTTTATGAGAACTTCAGATCTTTTCAGATCAGCGCCAAGGCTGATAACATTCGACTTCACCGGTGACAGTGATGATCTTGTCAACATCATCAATTCGCTTGGCTCCAATCCAGCATGCCTTGCACTTATTGGTCCTCTAACAAGCAGGAACGCCGAGATAGCAGCTCCCAATGCGCAGAGGTGGAACCTGCCAATGATTACTCCCACAGCAACATCGTCTGTCCTTGATGATTATGGCAATTACGTACACAGACTCGTTGTTTCTCAGGGCAACGACGCAGCGGCTGTAGCTGAATATGCTGTCCGGAATGCAGGATGCTCGAGATTTGCCATTATTCATGTCTATACATCTGAATCAGTGGCCAATGCAGAACAATTCAAGTCCGTTGTGGAAGAACTTGGCGGAGAGATTGTAGCAATGGAGGGTTATGAAACAGGAGCTACAGATTACAGAGATCAGATAAATGCAATAAAATATCTGAACCCTGACGGTATATTCCTGCCGGTGGAAGCCTGGGACGCTATTCAACTTGCGCCACAACTAAGATTCTACCGGGTTAACGCCCGGCTTTTCGGAACATCCGGCTGGGATGATGAGATACTGGTGGAGCAGGGTGGTGAATACGTTGAAGGAGCTGTGTTCCCGATCTCATTCGGATCGGGATCCATGAATCCGGCAACAGCGCGGTTCTCCTATTTCTTTGAACGGGAATATGATTCCCTGCCGACCATGCTGTCTGCTCAGGGTTATGATACTGCCAGGATCATACTGGGTGCCTGGGAAGACGGAGTTCCCTCCAGATCCTCCCTGGAGAATCATCTGGAAAATCTAAATGTATATTTCGGAGCTACAGGTATGTGTACACTGGGAAATGTATCAATTCCCCGTTCAGCGTTTCCACTAGTAAGAGTTATTGACGGAGAAATCGTAAGCATTGAGTAA
- a CDS encoding DNA-directed RNA polymerase subunit omega, translating to MSDKFSDIETMGEKSDNQYVLALAIAKRVRKLRSGAPPLIDSKDAKRKPFDTAMKEIYQKKITYTLDDDVQ from the coding sequence ATGTCGGATAAGTTCAGTGATATAGAAACAATGGGCGAGAAGTCGGACAATCAGTATGTCCTGGCTCTTGCAATCGCAAAAAGGGTCAGAAAGCTCAGATCCGGAGCCCCTCCTCTTATCGACAGTAAAGATGCTAAGAGAAAGCCATTTGACACAGCAATGAAAGAGATTTACCAGAAAAAAATCACTTATACGCTTGATGATGATGTACAGTAG
- a CDS encoding ROK family protein, which produces MSNSSGKHWGIDIGGSTTILGYIDNDGFKTVSTLQTIPSEEPEKLLLRISRTISSVDDSPLTIGAGIAGLVDRENGVLINSPNLSKWVRFPLRDRLIKMFKCPAVIDNDCNTFAIRSIDSGEIPSDGLSLLITLGTGIGGTIIHNGTILYGKGYAGEFGHMTVNASGEPCPCGARGCWERYAAAEALVRYFKGTGSDSIDTDPRKIAQLAEAGNEDALKAFEKFGKWVGIGLASLSHCFSPSGIFLAGGLVKTFSLFIEHARLEFNLRCPYEWNVSALSSCSDAGAEGAAIMGRALSQ; this is translated from the coding sequence TTGAGTAATTCTTCCGGCAAACACTGGGGTATAGATATTGGCGGTTCCACAACCATTCTTGGATATATTGATAATGATGGGTTTAAAACCGTTTCCACGCTTCAGACTATTCCATCTGAGGAACCTGAAAAACTGCTTTTACGAATCAGTCGAACAATCTCAAGCGTTGATGATTCTCCTCTAACAATTGGAGCAGGAATCGCCGGACTGGTCGACAGAGAGAACGGCGTTCTCATCAATTCACCGAACCTTTCCAAATGGGTTCGGTTTCCCCTTCGCGACAGGCTCATTAAGATGTTCAAATGTCCCGCTGTTATAGACAATGACTGTAACACATTCGCAATTCGAAGCATTGATTCCGGAGAAATCCCATCCGACGGACTCTCGCTGCTGATAACGCTGGGTACCGGAATAGGGGGAACTATTATTCATAATGGTACTATCCTTTACGGCAAAGGTTATGCCGGAGAATTCGGACATATGACAGTTAATGCTTCAGGTGAGCCATGCCCATGCGGAGCACGAGGGTGCTGGGAAAGATACGCTGCCGCTGAAGCGCTTGTTCGATACTTCAAGGGAACCGGAAGTGATTCGATAGATACGGATCCAAGGAAAATTGCACAGCTTGCCGAAGCCGGTAATGAAGATGCCCTGAAAGCATTCGAGAAATTCGGTAAATGGGTGGGAATCGGTCTAGCGAGCCTTTCCCACTGCTTCAGTCCTTCCGGGATTTTTCTAGCGGGAGGCCTTGTGAAGACATTCAGTCTCTTTATTGAACATGCCAGGCTTGAATTCAATTTGAGATGTCCATATGAATGGAACGTTTCAGCACTGTCCTCCTGCTCCGATGCCGGAGCAGAAGGTGCCGCAATTATGGGAAGAGCATTATCTCAATGA
- the lptD gene encoding LPS assembly protein LptD, producing the protein MICFLVLILLATPDPRDTGNTSTDSTNSLSRLETIVYSADSLVFYPDTGDLILIGSTTLDYRDMTLQSDTVMYFAEEELIEANGATELFDRGESITGDGLIYSLPSRKGRITSAASQYEFGFYHGESITRVGPNEFNITDARFTTCEEDSSHYYFYCPVMKVFPDDKAVARPVYLYVKDTPILYFPYWVFPIRRGRHSGFTTPKFGQTTRDGRFLRELGYYFAFSDYADLWIHGDIMEKTRFVIAADERHRIRYLCYGNLRTEWRREFEARRDRWMIFGQHLHDFPDGTSVRLQGEFLSDKSYLEETQQSPEDRMTGELRSWISVNRYFGRLSFQAVLDRTSYLNLDPDSIPNEVESIQELPDIRFSLPSAPLFKSPSDPLLIRPWHSIYWNLSGHYLSMDKRLEDSRATNSAVKITSGLTGSSRLWGWLSFAPSLNATGTVYDRDRQDNNLPWWLHASTTLSLSTDIYGIFSTGIFGMEAIRHTITPGVSLQWAPDRFINNDGVVEADSAGEEYYIFSDFGLPSGRRTVSFNLQNRLEGKRRENNRISRFGIASLTFSTSANLDDKETPFTPLMATLELSPFTNLSIRGNGSWDFYENELSDMSLSTSLRLSGYDRTLLPDSGSTERGMPLRLTLSHYYRYGLHGEDDISKLRVSASLDLTPGWSLEYSAYYDMSGESFINQSYTLRRNLHCWEAVFVRHISDVDSGFYFRINIIDVPDIKIEQHVSNF; encoded by the coding sequence ATGATCTGTTTTCTCGTTCTGATACTTCTTGCCACTCCTGATCCAAGGGACACCGGGAACACCAGTACTGACTCTACAAATTCACTGTCCAGGCTTGAAACGATCGTATATTCAGCTGATTCCCTTGTATTCTATCCGGATACGGGAGACCTTATTCTGATAGGTTCCACAACGCTGGATTACAGAGATATGACACTTCAATCAGATACGGTAATGTACTTCGCTGAAGAGGAACTCATAGAAGCAAACGGTGCTACAGAGCTTTTCGACAGGGGTGAATCTATTACAGGTGATGGTTTGATCTACAGCCTTCCATCCAGAAAAGGGCGGATTACAAGCGCTGCTTCACAGTACGAGTTCGGTTTCTATCATGGCGAATCAATCACCAGGGTCGGTCCAAATGAATTCAACATTACAGATGCAAGGTTCACAACCTGTGAAGAGGATTCGAGCCACTACTATTTCTACTGCCCGGTTATGAAAGTTTTCCCGGATGACAAGGCCGTTGCCAGACCGGTTTATCTTTATGTGAAGGATACTCCCATCCTCTATTTCCCTTACTGGGTCTTCCCTATCCGACGCGGAAGACATTCCGGCTTCACGACTCCTAAATTCGGTCAGACGACCAGAGACGGAAGATTCCTGAGAGAACTGGGATATTATTTCGCTTTTTCGGACTACGCTGATCTCTGGATCCACGGAGATATCATGGAGAAGACACGATTCGTGATTGCTGCTGATGAACGACACAGAATCAGATATCTGTGCTACGGAAATCTCAGAACAGAATGGAGGAGGGAATTCGAAGCCAGGAGGGATAGATGGATGATTTTCGGGCAGCACCTCCATGATTTTCCGGACGGAACTTCGGTTCGTCTCCAGGGGGAGTTCCTCAGTGATAAGTCCTATCTGGAAGAGACTCAGCAATCTCCAGAAGACAGAATGACCGGAGAGTTACGCTCATGGATCAGCGTAAACAGATACTTCGGTAGACTGAGCTTCCAGGCAGTTCTTGACAGAACAAGTTATCTTAATCTTGATCCTGATTCAATCCCCAATGAAGTGGAATCAATACAGGAACTACCTGATATTCGCTTTTCCCTTCCATCCGCTCCCCTTTTCAAATCTCCATCTGATCCTCTCCTCATCCGACCCTGGCATTCCATTTACTGGAATTTAAGCGGGCATTACCTCTCCATGGACAAAAGACTGGAAGATTCGAGAGCTACAAATTCAGCTGTAAAAATCACTTCCGGACTCACAGGCTCAAGCAGATTGTGGGGATGGCTTTCTTTTGCTCCGTCTTTGAACGCGACAGGGACAGTATATGACAGAGACAGACAGGATAATAACCTGCCATGGTGGCTGCATGCATCAACTACTTTATCTCTCTCAACTGATATCTACGGTATTTTCAGCACAGGTATCTTCGGTATGGAAGCTATCAGACATACGATTACTCCGGGTGTTTCCCTGCAGTGGGCACCTGACAGATTCATCAATAATGATGGGGTCGTTGAAGCAGATTCTGCCGGAGAAGAATACTACATATTCTCCGATTTCGGACTTCCTTCCGGAAGGCGTACAGTCTCCTTCAACCTCCAGAACAGGCTTGAAGGAAAGCGGCGGGAGAATAACAGAATATCCCGATTTGGGATCGCTTCACTCACATTCTCCACCTCTGCGAATCTTGACGACAAAGAAACACCATTCACTCCTTTGATGGCAACTCTTGAACTCTCTCCATTCACAAATCTGAGTATAAGGGGAAACGGAAGCTGGGATTTCTATGAGAACGAGCTTTCAGACATGTCACTGTCCACAAGTCTACGACTTTCGGGATACGACCGTACTCTTCTTCCTGATTCCGGGAGTACTGAAAGGGGTATGCCCTTGAGACTGACCCTGTCACATTATTACCGGTACGGGTTGCATGGAGAAGACGATATCAGCAAACTTCGGGTTTCCGCATCACTGGACCTTACTCCAGGCTGGTCACTGGAATACAGCGCGTATTACGACATGTCAGGAGAAAGTTTCATAAATCAGAGTTACACCTTAAGGAGAAACCTTCATTGCTGGGAGGCCGTCTTTGTAAGGCACATATCAGATGTAGACAGTGGATTCTATTTCAGAATCAACATAATCGATGTACCTGACATAAAAAT